The following proteins are co-located in the Haloarcula marismortui ATCC 43049 genome:
- a CDS encoding 30S ribosomal protein S19e, translated as MATLYDVPPEELIEALTETLADEDDIEAPDWAEFTKTGVDRELPPEQEDFWTRRAASLLRKVAVDGPVGVNALRSEYGTSKQGTTRYRVRPHQKTKGSGNIIRTALQQLEDAGYVETSENDGRRVTGDGRSLLDDTAGDLLTELDRPELERYA; from the coding sequence ATGGCTACACTCTACGACGTTCCCCCCGAGGAACTCATCGAGGCACTCACGGAGACGCTCGCAGACGAAGACGACATCGAAGCGCCGGACTGGGCCGAGTTCACCAAGACCGGTGTCGACCGCGAACTCCCACCTGAGCAGGAGGACTTCTGGACGCGACGGGCCGCCAGCCTCCTCCGAAAGGTCGCCGTCGACGGTCCTGTCGGCGTTAACGCCCTCCGCTCCGAGTACGGTACATCGAAGCAGGGGACGACCCGCTACCGCGTCCGCCCCCACCAGAAGACCAAGGGCTCGGGCAACATCATCCGGACGGCGCTCCAGCAGCTCGAAGACGCCGGCTACGTCGAGACCAGCGAAAACGACGGCCGCCGTGTCACGGGTGACGGTCGCAGCCTCCTTGATGACACCGCAGGCGACCTCCTGACGGAACTCGACCGTCCGGAACTCGAACGCTACGCGTAA